The region CTCGAATGACTCTCAACATCGATCTTGGCTGCGGACAGAGGAAAAGGGAAGGGTATGTGGGCGTCGACGCCCTGGCGCTGCCGGGTGTGGACATTGTCCATGACCTCGATGTCTTTCCCTATCCCTTCGACGATAATTCAGCGGAAAAGGTCTGGATGGACAATATCCTGGAGCATCTCAAGGACCCCCTCAAGGTCATGGAAGAGATATATCGCATCAGCGCGAATGGGGCCGAGGTGGTCGTCAGCGTTCCCTATTTCAGGAGCTGTTATGCCACCATCGACCCGACGCACAGGAATTTCTTCGGCGTCTGGTGGTTCAGTTACTTCGACCCTTCGCATCCCTTCCACGATCGGTACAGGTATACCTGTTCGCAGTTCCGGCTGGAGAGGCTGGAATTCGACAGGGAATTCAGGGGCGGCAGGATGGGTATCTTCCACCGCTTCCTTGTCAGGGTGGCCGAGAGACATCCCTATTCATACGAACTGAGATTGTCCCATCTCTTTCCATTGAATTCTCTCACCTATCATTTGAGGGTTATAAAATGAACGGGGAGGTTGAACTCTTGCTGGAAGGCAGAAA is a window of Syntrophorhabdaceae bacterium DNA encoding:
- a CDS encoding methyltransferase domain-containing protein — translated: MTLNIDLGCGQRKREGYVGVDALALPGVDIVHDLDVFPYPFDDNSAEKVWMDNILEHLKDPLKVMEEIYRISANGAEVVVSVPYFRSCYATIDPTHRNFFGVWWFSYFDPSHPFHDRYRYTCSQFRLERLEFDREFRGGRMGIFHRFLVRVAERHPYSYELRLSHLFPLNSLTYHLRVIK